A single genomic interval of Helicoverpa zea isolate HzStark_Cry1AcR chromosome 19, ilHelZeax1.1, whole genome shotgun sequence harbors:
- the LOC124639808 gene encoding protein nessun dorma, whose protein sequence is MPSVYTFSRSDNEIMQELLRVFSSGRGTAREQWSMQAELLVEPVGWDALWKLSKDFCKKFEVRFPCIAYITVTSVDFENLSACVDVLSVQHESVSLPENIVDVPLIELWPTMKQREQCINAATTAEFIDLLRFYYNDIWMPWDDADDKVLLPNTIEERMQLWSDMHNGSIPNCVARSITLLRNSAIDAHEKLRQLDSSLCEGDLANDDDSLLPPNYISLCAEMNARLDGLMSKWTLYENSLIREQYLAKERSKWQKNKSKKNVVALWQGGSVFEFGEISKFLVSHLTNEYTLSVMTSPEDALLLEPEELVVCSSSYQLPEVPLSNINITSFNGATLHASDMRSCLLMLSDDCRLRELTLQCASVNTVIVMRAGTLHIARCNIADQSSSSQSDFAQGLVAMAGAKILIEECTFDNFYSGIVVHKGAQVELRNCTIKNCGVGIQMYAGSQVELNETVIAKCSEQCIRCEMDTTVEEGDKLANLNGVEGLLVHANCKIGSGKLQNEVLVVQQDVNI, encoded by the exons ATGCCATCAGTATACACATTCTCCCGCAGCGACAATGAGATCATGCAGGAGTTGCTCCGAGTGTTCAGTTCTGGTCGGGGCACGGCTCGGGAACAGTGGAGCATGCAGGCGGAGCTGCTAGTGGAGCCTGTCGGATGGGATGCCTTGTGGAAACTGTCCAAAGATTTCTGTAAAAAGTTTG AAGTGAGATTCCCCTGCATTGCCTACATCACAGTGACCTCAGTAGACTTTGAGAACCTGTCCGCCTGCGTAGATGTGCTGAGCGTACAACATGAGTCTGTCTCTCTGCCGGAGAACATCGTGGATGTGCCGCTTATAGAACTGTGGCCGACCATGAAGCAGAGAGAACAGTGTATTAATGCTGCCACTACGGCTgagtttattgatttattgag ATTCTATTACAACGACATCTGGATGCCGTGGGACGATGCAGACGACAAGGTTCTACTACCAAACACAATAGAAGAACGCATGCAACTCTGGTCTGACATGCACAACGGTAGCATACCGAACTGTGTGGCCCGGTCCATCACGCTGCTGAGGAACAGTGCCATAGATGCCCATGAGAAGCTCCGGCAGCTGGACTCCTCGCTGTGTGAGGGGGACCTGGCTAATGATGATG ACTCCCTTCTTCCCCCGAACTACATATCCTTATGCGCGGAGATGAACGCCCGGCTCGACGGCCTCATGTCCAAGTGGACGCTATACGAGAACTCGCTCATCAGAGAACAGTACCTCGCTAAGGAACGCTCTAAGTGGCAGAAGAATAAGAGTAAGAAGAAT GTAGTAGCCCTCTGGCAGGGCGGCTCAGTGTTCGAGTTCGGCGAGATATCGAAGTTCCTGGTCTCCCACTTGACCAACGAGTATACTCTGAGCGTGATGACGTCACCGGAGGACGCCCTGCTGCTTGAGCCTGAGGAGCTGGTGGTCTGCAGCAGCAGCTACCAGCTGCCTGAAGTGCCGCTGTCCAATATTAATATTACGAGTTTTAATG GCGCCACTCTCCACGCATCAGACATGCGTTCCTGCCTCCTCATGCTATCCGACGACTGTCGGCTCCGAGAGCTGACGTTACAGTGTGCTTCAGTCAACACGGTCATTGTGATGAGAGCAGGAACTTTACATATAGCTCGCTGTAATATTGCTGACCAGTCTAGCAGTTCACAG AGTGACTTCGCACAGGGTTTGGTCGCGATGGCTGGAGCAAAGATTCTTATTGAAGAGTGCACGTTTGATAACTTTTACTCTGGAATCGTCGTACATAAAGGAGCTCAG gTGGAACTAAGAAACTGCACGATAAAGAACTGTGGAGTAGGCATACAGATGTACGCCGGCTCTCAGGTGGAGCTCAACGAGACCGTCATCGCCAAGTGCTCGGAGCAGTGCATCCGATGTGAGATGGACACCACTGTCGAAGAAGGCGATAAACTTGCTAACCTTAATGG CGTCGAAGGATTACTAGTACATGCAAACTGCAAAATCGGCTCCGGTAAGCTACAGAATGAAGTTTTAGTGGTCCAACAAGAcgtaaatatatga